A region of Ramlibacter agri DNA encodes the following proteins:
- a CDS encoding DUF3311 domain-containing protein: MAQKTSRSWLWLLVIPWIAMVWVPSYNRIDPQLWGFPFFYWYQLLWVLVSAVITGFVYFKTRGQS; the protein is encoded by the coding sequence ATGGCGCAGAAGACATCCCGCTCCTGGCTCTGGCTGCTGGTGATCCCCTGGATCGCGATGGTCTGGGTCCCGTCGTACAACCGCATCGACCCGCAGCTCTGGGGCTTTCCCTTCTTCTACTGGTACCAGCTGCTGTGGGTGCTGGTGAGCGCGGTGATCACGGGCTTCGTCTACTTCAAGACGCGGGGCCAGTCATGA
- the mctP gene encoding monocarboxylate uptake permease MctP — MNVTATIVFVALFIFVTVLGFFAAHWRRGDLAHLDEWGLGGRRFGTIVTWFLLGGDLYTAYTFVAVPALVFGAGATGFFAVPYTVLIYPFAFVVFPKLWAVAKRHGHVTAADFVSARHGSRMLGLAIAVTGIVATMPYIALQLVGIEVVIGALGFQTTGLVGDIPLIIAFAILAAYTYTSGLRAPAMIAIVKDLLIYLTIIVAVIVIPAQLGGFGAIFGAVPADKLLLKSPDATSLNGYSAYATLAVGSALALFLYPHSVTALLASASGDTIRRNTALLPAYSLVLGLLALLGYMALASGVKDMPEFAPYFKAFGPNFAVPALFLHFFPSWFVGVAFAAIGIGALVPAAIMSIAAANLYTRNIHKEFFNRDMAHHEETQVAKYCSLIVKVGALVFILGLPLTFAIQLQLLGGIWIIQTLPAVVLGLYTRVLEYRGLLLGWAAGIVTGTWMAASLHFASSTFTIHLFGMAVPGYAAVWSLVINLLVAFVVSTVVRVAGMQHGVDRHSPEDYAG; from the coding sequence ATGAACGTCACCGCCACCATCGTGTTCGTGGCGCTGTTCATCTTCGTCACGGTCCTCGGCTTCTTCGCGGCGCACTGGCGGCGCGGCGACCTGGCGCACCTGGACGAATGGGGCCTGGGCGGCCGGCGCTTCGGCACCATCGTCACCTGGTTCCTGCTGGGCGGCGACCTCTACACCGCCTACACCTTCGTCGCCGTGCCGGCGCTGGTGTTCGGCGCGGGCGCCACCGGCTTCTTCGCCGTGCCTTACACGGTGCTGATCTACCCCTTTGCCTTCGTCGTGTTCCCGAAGCTGTGGGCCGTGGCCAAGCGGCATGGGCACGTGACGGCGGCGGACTTCGTCAGCGCACGCCACGGCAGCCGCATGTTGGGCCTCGCGATCGCGGTGACAGGGATCGTGGCCACCATGCCTTACATCGCGCTGCAGCTGGTGGGGATCGAAGTGGTGATCGGCGCGCTCGGCTTCCAGACCACCGGCTTGGTCGGCGACATTCCCCTCATCATCGCCTTCGCCATCCTGGCGGCCTACACGTACACCTCGGGCCTGCGCGCGCCGGCCATGATCGCCATCGTCAAGGACCTGCTGATCTACCTGACGATCATCGTCGCGGTCATCGTCATCCCGGCGCAGCTGGGCGGCTTCGGCGCCATCTTCGGCGCCGTGCCGGCGGACAAGCTGCTGCTGAAGTCGCCCGATGCGACCAGCCTCAATGGCTACAGCGCGTATGCCACGTTGGCGGTGGGCTCCGCGCTGGCGCTGTTCCTGTATCCGCACTCGGTGACGGCGCTGCTGGCCTCGGCCTCGGGCGACACCATCCGCCGCAACACGGCGCTGTTGCCAGCCTATTCGCTGGTGCTCGGGCTGCTGGCGCTGCTGGGCTACATGGCACTGGCCTCGGGCGTGAAGGACATGCCGGAGTTCGCGCCCTACTTCAAGGCCTTCGGCCCGAACTTCGCGGTGCCGGCGCTGTTCCTGCACTTCTTCCCCTCGTGGTTCGTCGGCGTCGCCTTCGCCGCCATCGGCATCGGCGCGCTGGTGCCGGCGGCCATCATGTCCATCGCGGCGGCCAACCTGTACACGCGCAACATCCACAAGGAGTTCTTCAACCGCGACATGGCGCACCACGAGGAAACGCAGGTCGCCAAGTACTGCTCGCTGATCGTGAAGGTGGGCGCGCTGGTGTTCATCCTCGGCCTGCCGCTGACCTTCGCGATCCAGTTGCAGCTGCTGGGCGGCATCTGGATCATCCAGACCTTGCCGGCGGTGGTGCTGGGCCTGTACACGCGGGTGCTCGAGTACCGCGGCCTGCTGCTCGGTTGGGCCGCGGGCATCGTCACCGGCACCTGGATGGCCGCTTCGCTGCACTTCGCGAGTTCCACTTTCACCATCCACCTGTTCGGCATGGCGGTCCCCGGCTATGCCGCCGTGTGGTCGCTGGTCATCAACCTGTTGGTGGCCTTCGTCGTCAGCACCGTGGTGCGCGTGGCGGGCATGCAGCACGGGGTGGACCGCCACAGCCCGGAGGATTACGCCGGTTGA